The proteins below come from a single Treponema phagedenis genomic window:
- a CDS encoding CapA family protein has translation MKKINTICVLTVLLLIFSCKSNETASEQDTEVSEQKPKIETLSLTFAGDLMAHDINYKMKNYDLIYDDLRQLLLSDDLSFINVETPVCDSLPMSTYPCFNVHRSYLRAAISAGFDAFSFANNHTNDQKVKGIEGSIQSIQALQKEFSAASPTRLLYYTGLKNTVDEQLCPVMINHNGWKILFLSVTEILNSYDASMKRLNYSPPTKKGRAQLLENIKKMRKENPCDLFVLSLHLYEEEYKRTVLESKKKWFRQLAENGIDIVWAHHPHVMQEWTIAEIERTPLPTEQGKTEIPVEPKNCLFMYSMGNFISGQRVKVQYTNPDYYREYTGDAVVIQATFTKANGKIKKNIELKPFLITQYNHASGPIVKLFTKEWIETLPQKEKEYFLKRYELMHAYLPIKKNKQAARYKNNFRGDFITQ, from the coding sequence ATGAAGAAAATAAATACTATTTGTGTTTTGACGGTTCTTTTGCTTATTTTTTCCTGCAAAAGCAATGAGACCGCATCTGAGCAAGATACCGAAGTTTCCGAGCAAAAACCGAAAATCGAAACACTCTCCCTCACCTTTGCGGGGGACTTAATGGCTCATGATATAAATTACAAAATGAAAAACTATGACCTTATTTACGATGATTTGCGGCAGCTGCTTCTTTCGGATGATTTAAGCTTTATAAATGTAGAAACGCCGGTTTGCGATTCGTTACCGATGTCAACCTATCCTTGTTTCAATGTTCACCGCTCTTATCTTCGCGCAGCAATATCTGCCGGTTTTGATGCGTTCAGTTTTGCAAATAATCATACAAATGATCAAAAGGTAAAAGGAATCGAGGGAAGTATACAATCAATACAAGCCTTACAAAAAGAATTTTCGGCAGCCTCCCCTACCCGTCTACTTTATTATACAGGCTTAAAAAACACCGTTGATGAGCAACTTTGTCCTGTTATGATAAATCATAACGGTTGGAAAATTCTTTTTCTTTCGGTAACGGAAATTCTTAATTCATACGATGCATCAATGAAAAGATTGAATTATAGTCCGCCGACAAAAAAAGGAAGAGCGCAATTACTGGAAAATATAAAAAAAATGCGTAAAGAAAATCCCTGTGATCTCTTTGTTTTAAGCCTTCACCTCTATGAAGAAGAATATAAAAGAACTGTTTTAGAAAGCAAAAAAAAATGGTTTCGGCAATTAGCGGAAAACGGCATTGATATTGTGTGGGCACATCATCCGCACGTTATGCAAGAATGGACGATCGCAGAAATTGAGCGAACTCCTTTACCAACGGAACAGGGAAAAACCGAGATACCGGTTGAACCGAAAAACTGCCTTTTTATGTATTCAATGGGGAATTTTATTTCGGGGCAACGTGTAAAAGTACAGTATACTAATCCTGATTACTATCGGGAATATACTGGAGATGCGGTTGTTATTCAGGCAACTTTTACAAAAGCAAACGGTAAAATCAAAAAAAACATTGAGCTAAAGCCTTTTTTAATTACACAATACAATCATGCGAGCGGTCCTATAGTAAAACTTTTTACAAAAGAATGGATTGAAACCCTACCCCAAAAAGAAAAAGAGTATTTTTTGAAACGGTATGAACTTATGCACGCATATTTGCCGATTAAAAAAAACAAGCAAGCCGCTCGATATAAAAACAATTTTAGAGGAGATTTTATTACACAATAA
- the ppdK gene encoding pyruvate, phosphate dikinase codes for MAKEKYVYFFGNGSAEGDGSMKQLLGGKGAGLAEMAKVELPVPAGFTLTTEVCDLYYKNKKSYPDGLKKEVQDNLNRLEKITGKRLGDPKDPLLVSVRSGAPVSMPGMMETILNLGLTDESVNGLAEKTGNKRFALDAYRRFIMMYGSTAMGIDREKFDEIFNSVKEKKTRVRLNIQADQKVLDTEINESELEIIIEKFKALYKKVIKEDFPQDPQEQLWGAIGAVFNSWMAEKAVTYRKVENLVGIKGTAVNVMQMVFGNKGDTSGTGVCFTRDPNTGENAFYGDYLINAQGEDVVAGIRTPMHLSEFEKKDPESYKQLCDVRDLLENHFRDMQDMEFTVEEGKLYMLQCRTGKRSPAAAFKMAVDMVKEKLITKEEAIMRIKASDIEGVFYPAIDPKQKNLKESYIMSGIGAVPGAATGKICFSASKAEQLWKESKEKLILVRKETSPEDVGGMYAAQGILTGTGGKTSHAAVVARGWGKCCIVGCEKLTINYEAGECSYNGIVLKEGDYITLDGARGDIYKGELQLIPPKLPESYKTLMSWVDDIRKIKVRTNADSPADAKTAIEHGAEGIGLCRTEHMFFSDEKRISAIREMIIAETSEGRKKALSKLLPIQTKDFEGIFKAMDGKPVTIRLIDPPLHEFVPHDKEGQQKLADDLKIAFADVKRRVTQLHEANPMLGHRGCRLAITFPEILDMQVTAIITAACNMQKKGITVLPEIMIPLTIDAKEFHILETRVRSVADAVIAKKESTVKYLVGTMVETPRAAILADTIAEYAEFFSFGTNDLTQMTLGISRDDAAKFLPDYVDEQKTGIFPADPFQSLDQEGVGLLVKTGIEKGRSVRPTLKVGICGEHGGDMESVKFFCRSGMDYVSASPLRVPIARLAAAQAQVAATKK; via the coding sequence ATGGCAAAAGAAAAGTACGTGTATTTTTTCGGAAATGGTTCCGCTGAAGGCGATGGCAGTATGAAGCAACTGCTCGGCGGAAAAGGCGCAGGTCTTGCAGAAATGGCAAAAGTAGAACTTCCGGTACCCGCAGGATTTACACTTACAACAGAAGTGTGTGACTTGTATTACAAAAACAAGAAATCCTACCCCGATGGATTAAAAAAAGAGGTGCAGGACAATCTTAATAGGCTTGAAAAGATTACCGGAAAAAGGCTCGGCGATCCTAAAGACCCCTTACTTGTTTCCGTTCGATCAGGCGCGCCGGTTTCCATGCCCGGTATGATGGAAACAATTTTAAATCTCGGCTTAACCGATGAATCTGTAAACGGGTTGGCAGAAAAAACAGGAAATAAACGTTTTGCACTTGATGCTTATCGCCGATTTATTATGATGTACGGCTCAACTGCTATGGGAATTGACCGTGAAAAATTTGACGAAATCTTTAATTCGGTTAAAGAAAAGAAAACGCGGGTGCGGCTTAATATTCAAGCTGACCAAAAAGTTCTTGATACCGAAATAAATGAGTCTGAACTTGAAATAATTATTGAAAAGTTTAAAGCCCTATATAAAAAAGTAATAAAAGAAGATTTCCCCCAAGATCCTCAAGAGCAACTTTGGGGTGCTATCGGTGCGGTCTTTAATTCATGGATGGCTGAAAAAGCGGTTACCTACAGAAAAGTTGAAAACCTTGTCGGTATTAAAGGTACCGCGGTGAATGTTATGCAAATGGTTTTCGGTAACAAGGGAGACACTTCCGGTACCGGTGTTTGCTTTACCCGCGACCCGAACACCGGTGAAAATGCTTTTTACGGTGATTATCTTATTAATGCGCAAGGTGAAGATGTTGTTGCCGGTATTCGAACTCCAATGCATTTATCTGAATTTGAAAAAAAAGATCCTGAAAGCTACAAACAACTCTGCGATGTGCGCGATTTACTTGAAAATCATTTCCGTGACATGCAGGATATGGAATTTACCGTAGAGGAAGGAAAGCTTTACATGCTGCAATGCCGCACGGGGAAACGTTCTCCGGCAGCAGCATTTAAAATGGCTGTTGATATGGTAAAAGAAAAGCTTATTACCAAAGAAGAAGCAATTATGCGCATTAAAGCAAGCGATATTGAAGGTGTTTTTTATCCGGCAATTGACCCTAAACAAAAAAACTTAAAAGAATCATACATTATGAGCGGAATAGGTGCAGTTCCCGGAGCTGCTACCGGTAAAATCTGTTTTTCTGCATCGAAAGCGGAACAATTATGGAAAGAATCAAAAGAAAAACTTATTCTTGTCCGTAAAGAAACAAGCCCCGAAGATGTCGGCGGTATGTATGCCGCTCAAGGTATTTTAACCGGTACCGGCGGAAAAACAAGCCATGCGGCGGTTGTTGCACGTGGCTGGGGAAAATGCTGTATTGTCGGATGCGAAAAGCTCACTATTAACTATGAAGCAGGCGAGTGCTCTTATAACGGCATAGTCTTAAAAGAAGGGGACTACATCACCCTTGACGGAGCTCGCGGAGATATCTACAAGGGAGAATTACAGCTGATTCCCCCGAAACTCCCCGAATCATATAAAACCCTTATGAGCTGGGTTGACGATATTCGCAAAATAAAGGTTCGTACAAATGCTGACAGTCCTGCTGATGCAAAAACGGCAATTGAGCACGGAGCTGAAGGTATCGGTCTTTGCAGAACCGAGCATATGTTCTTCAGTGATGAAAAGCGTATATCCGCAATTCGTGAAATGATCATTGCGGAAACCTCTGAAGGAAGAAAAAAAGCTCTTTCTAAATTATTACCGATACAAACAAAAGATTTTGAAGGAATATTCAAAGCAATGGACGGAAAACCGGTTACAATCCGTTTGATTGACCCGCCGCTACACGAATTTGTTCCGCACGATAAAGAAGGACAGCAAAAACTTGCAGATGACCTTAAAATTGCCTTTGCCGATGTAAAGCGAAGAGTAACCCAATTACATGAAGCAAACCCGATGCTTGGACACAGAGGCTGCCGTCTTGCAATAACATTCCCTGAAATCCTTGATATGCAGGTAACCGCAATCATCACAGCCGCATGCAATATGCAAAAGAAGGGCATTACCGTTCTTCCGGAAATTATGATTCCGCTTACGATTGACGCAAAAGAATTTCATATTCTTGAAACAAGGGTTCGTTCTGTTGCCGATGCCGTTATTGCAAAAAAAGAAAGTACGGTAAAATATCTTGTCGGAACCATGGTTGAAACACCTCGAGCGGCGATTCTTGCAGATACAATCGCCGAATACGCAGAATTCTTCTCATTCGGTACCAACGATTTAACTCAGATGACTTTGGGTATAAGCCGAGACGATGCGGCAAAATTCTTGCCTGATTATGTAGATGAGCAAAAAACAGGTATTTTCCCGGCAGATCCGTTCCAGTCCTTGGATCAGGAAGGAGTCGGGCTCTTAGTAAAAACAGGCATCGAAAAAGGACGCTCTGTTCGCCCGACATTAAAAGTTGGTATTTGCGGCGAACACGGCGGCGATATGGAATCGGTAAAATTCTTCTGCAGAAGCGGCATGGACTATGTTTCCGCATCACCGCTTAGAGTTCCGATTGCACGATTGGCTGCAGCACAAGCACAAGTTGCCGCTACCAAAAAATAA
- the sdaAB gene encoding L-serine ammonia-lyase, iron-sulfur-dependent subunit beta gives MNVFDIIGPIMIGPSSSHTAGAVRIGYMARLLLGEEAVHAHILLHGSFAHTYKGHGTDRALVAGIMGMKTDDERIRKSLKIAEEKGLHVEFEPGEISDAHPNTALITLTSATNKKISLQGSSVGGGNIIVTKIDGMAVKITGQSPTLVVVHKDTPGMIAAVTKIMAEQGLNVYKFDLARDKRGGTAIMSLQVDGINLNHTLQSTIEQIENVQKVILIQPY, from the coding sequence ATGAATGTGTTTGATATTATAGGTCCTATAATGATAGGTCCTTCCAGTTCTCACACTGCTGGAGCGGTACGTATAGGTTATATGGCAAGGCTTTTATTGGGTGAAGAAGCCGTGCATGCGCATATTCTTTTACACGGATCCTTTGCTCATACTTATAAAGGGCACGGAACGGATAGAGCTCTTGTGGCCGGCATCATGGGAATGAAAACAGATGATGAACGTATCCGAAAAAGCCTAAAAATTGCAGAGGAAAAAGGTTTACACGTAGAATTTGAACCGGGAGAAATTTCAGACGCTCACCCGAATACCGCATTAATAACTCTAACATCGGCAACAAATAAAAAAATATCTTTACAAGGGTCTTCTGTTGGCGGCGGTAATATCATTGTTACAAAAATTGACGGTATGGCGGTCAAAATAACGGGTCAATCCCCTACCCTTGTTGTCGTACATAAAGATACCCCGGGAATGATAGCTGCAGTAACCAAAATTATGGCAGAGCAAGGATTAAATGTATATAAATTCGATCTTGCACGTGATAAAAGAGGCGGAACCGCTATTATGTCTTTACAGGTAGATGGTATAAACTTAAATCACACACTACAATCAACGATTGAACAAATTGAAAATGTTCAAAAAGTTATTCTTATTCAACCTTATTAG
- the sdaAA gene encoding L-serine ammonia-lyase, iron-sulfur-dependent, subunit alpha, producing MISYETISELVEIAIQKNEKISEIVLQDQIVQMEKPRDELLKRMEENLDVMLDSIEKGSQKGVKSKSGLTGGDAYLLKQKIEADSFLTGPLMANAIQMAIAVSEINAAMGKIVASPTAGSCGILPAALGSMIKIQKTAKADAVLSLFTAGAIGMVIANKASIAGASGGCQAECGSASAMAAACIVELSGGTAQMVQESVAIALKCILGLVCDPVAGLVEIPCIKRNASGVTLAFTAAEMALAGIKSIIPVDEVILTMKRIGDSMPSSLKETAEGGLAVTQTGIELQKKVFGSADVNIGFSCASCGACG from the coding sequence ATGATTAGCTATGAAACGATTTCGGAATTGGTAGAGATTGCAATACAAAAAAATGAAAAAATTTCTGAAATAGTACTGCAGGATCAAATAGTACAAATGGAAAAACCTCGAGATGAGCTTTTGAAGCGGATGGAAGAAAACCTCGATGTGATGCTTGATTCTATTGAAAAAGGCAGTCAGAAAGGGGTAAAATCAAAAAGCGGACTTACAGGCGGGGATGCGTATCTATTAAAACAAAAAATTGAAGCTGACTCGTTTTTGACGGGACCGTTAATGGCTAATGCCATTCAAATGGCAATTGCCGTCTCTGAAATCAACGCTGCAATGGGAAAAATAGTTGCTTCGCCTACGGCAGGATCCTGCGGCATTTTACCTGCAGCGCTCGGTTCAATGATTAAAATACAGAAAACAGCAAAAGCCGATGCTGTTTTATCCTTATTTACCGCCGGTGCCATTGGAATGGTTATTGCAAATAAAGCAAGCATTGCAGGAGCTTCGGGAGGATGTCAGGCAGAATGCGGCTCCGCATCCGCTATGGCAGCAGCCTGTATTGTAGAACTATCAGGCGGTACTGCGCAAATGGTTCAAGAATCCGTTGCAATTGCCTTAAAATGTATTCTTGGTCTTGTCTGTGATCCCGTGGCGGGGCTGGTTGAAATTCCCTGTATAAAGCGAAATGCTTCGGGGGTTACCCTTGCGTTCACCGCTGCGGAAATGGCCTTAGCAGGCATAAAAAGCATTATTCCTGTCGATGAAGTTATTCTTACAATGAAACGCATAGGAGACAGTATGCCGAGCAGCTTAAAGGAAACAGCGGAGGGAGGGCTTGCTGTAACTCAAACAGGAATAGAACTTCAAAAAAAAGTATTCGGCTCAGCTGATGTCAACATCGGTTTTTCTTGTGCAAGTTGCGGCGCATGCGGTTAA
- a CDS encoding HD-GYP domain-containing protein: protein MNTYTVSELKNPIYFSDDVYIDKKFLILIPEQPFTEDLQQKLLKWDFTAIYTDGNFSVAPQQKTVAVVAESSNSPSSQTDEKALAVKKEQQEKIQQIGEKYNSFQSFVKETYEGYKTKQSLNSRLIFDTAKELCEFIKEDKQLVLRLPAFMEYKVEDYLAAHSLRSAIFAIIIGLQLKMQPHKLIELAVATLLHEIGMMRIPEQVYMANETLNPTAQRAILAHPILSYNILKEQSFALPICLGALEHHERENGKGYPRKLDGFKISNYGKIIAVACSYEAATAHRPYKEAQNAASGIVNLIRNENKQYDESILRALLLSLSFYPIGIYVHLSNGKMAQVIDTNPKDPRYPIVQIYGETTKSGGPIIRGTSAKDVQIVRPVSKAEIEKMKQNQGLV from the coding sequence GTGAATACATATACCGTTTCAGAATTAAAAAATCCTATATATTTTTCTGACGATGTTTATATTGATAAGAAGTTTTTAATTTTAATTCCCGAACAACCTTTTACCGAAGATTTACAACAAAAACTCCTAAAATGGGATTTTACCGCTATTTATACTGACGGAAACTTTTCTGTTGCTCCTCAGCAAAAAACAGTCGCCGTTGTTGCTGAAAGTAGCAATTCTCCTAGCTCTCAAACCGATGAAAAAGCTTTAGCAGTAAAAAAAGAGCAGCAAGAAAAAATTCAACAAATCGGGGAAAAATATAATAGCTTCCAATCATTCGTTAAAGAAACCTATGAAGGCTATAAAACAAAACAAAGTTTAAATTCAAGACTTATTTTTGATACTGCAAAAGAACTCTGCGAATTCATAAAAGAAGATAAGCAGCTTGTTTTAAGGCTTCCCGCCTTTATGGAGTATAAAGTTGAAGATTATTTGGCGGCTCATTCTCTCAGATCGGCTATTTTTGCAATTATTATAGGATTACAGCTAAAAATGCAGCCACATAAACTTATTGAACTTGCGGTCGCTACCTTATTGCATGAAATAGGAATGATGCGGATACCTGAGCAGGTATATATGGCAAATGAAACATTGAATCCTACAGCGCAGCGTGCAATACTTGCCCATCCCATTCTTTCGTATAATATTTTAAAAGAACAATCATTTGCATTACCGATTTGTCTCGGTGCTCTTGAGCATCATGAAAGAGAAAATGGTAAAGGTTACCCGAGAAAGTTAGATGGATTTAAAATTTCAAATTACGGAAAAATTATTGCTGTGGCATGTTCATATGAAGCGGCAACTGCTCACCGTCCGTATAAAGAAGCTCAAAATGCTGCCTCGGGAATAGTGAACCTGATACGCAATGAAAACAAGCAATATGATGAATCTATTTTACGTGCACTGCTTTTGTCTCTTTCATTTTATCCTATCGGTATTTATGTGCATTTATCAAACGGAAAAATGGCACAGGTTATTGATACAAACCCCAAGGATCCCCGATATCCGATTGTGCAAATTTACGGAGAAACAACAAAATCCGGCGGTCCAATCATACGCGGAACTTCGGCAAAAGATGTACAAATTGTACGACCGGTATCAAAAGCTGAAATTGAGAAAATGAAACAAAATCAAGGTTTAGTTTGA